The Pochonia chlamydosporia 170 chromosome 1, whole genome shotgun sequence genome window below encodes:
- a CDS encoding stress responsive alpha-beta barrel (similar to Metarhizium robertsii ARSEF 23 XP_007816262.1) translates to MAVDHVVIFQFKPEASAQAVKQCCDEMLGLKEQCLLASTGKPYIVRSKGGKDVSIEGLQNGFTHIFVVEFDSVADRDFYVKEDKAHHAFVGKWITSADSIVSKALVMDFAPGSFE, encoded by the exons ATGGCTGTCGATCACGTCGTCATTTTCCAATTCAAGCCCGAAGCCAGCGCACAGGCCGTCAAGCAG TGCTGCGATGAGATGCTCGGCTTGAAGGAGCAGTGTCTCTTGGCATCAACAGGCAAACCGTACATTGTACGATCAAAAGGCGGCAAAGACGTGTCCATTGAGGGTCTGCAG AATGGCTTCACCCATATCTTTGTTGTGGAGTTCGACTCTGTTGCCGATAGAGACTTTTACGTCAAGGAAGACAAGGCCCATCACGCGTTCGTTGGCAAGTGGATTACTTCTGCCGATTCTATTGTTTCCAAGGCATTGGTTATGGACTTTGCGCCGGGGTCGTTTGAATGA